A genomic region of Chryseobacterium sp. KACC 21268 contains the following coding sequences:
- a CDS encoding helix-turn-helix domain-containing protein gives MKPNYKNIYTDILLKKFPHKQQDCLSILNKKDLSDLDVIELNIKIFGKKNKEAERQNQKYRSYNETTILEILDYKKKNNLNDSQLANHFKLSRNTVAKWKKVFVV, from the coding sequence ATGAAACCGAATTATAAAAACATCTACACAGACATTCTTCTGAAAAAGTTTCCGCATAAACAGCAGGATTGTCTTTCAATTTTAAACAAAAAAGATCTTTCTGATCTGGACGTGATAGAACTCAATATCAAAATATTTGGTAAGAAAAACAAAGAAGCAGAGCGTCAAAATCAAAAATACAGATCTTACAATGAAACCACTATTCTCGAAATTCTGGATTACAAAAAGAAGAATAACCTGAATGATTCTCAGCTAGCAAATCATTTCAAACTAAGCCGCAACACGGTTGCCAAATGGAAAAAAGTGTTTGTCGTTTGA
- a CDS encoding transposase, which produces MSSDSSDRILNFKNIHIGSFLKQRVLECEIDDRRICNFLKCTENELRLMYEQQSLDSEILLKWSKLLSYDFFRLYSQHLIFYSPPSKVSQDQTAKKSDLPAFRKNIYTQEVIDFILEQINSGAMTKSKVMEHYNIPRTTLYKWIEKHKPKPSDETEL; this is translated from the coding sequence ATGTCCTCTGATTCCTCAGACCGAATTCTCAACTTCAAAAATATCCATATCGGCAGTTTTCTGAAACAAAGAGTTTTGGAATGCGAAATTGATGATCGCAGAATCTGTAATTTTCTGAAATGCACAGAAAATGAACTACGCCTGATGTACGAACAGCAAAGTCTAGATTCTGAGATTTTGTTGAAATGGAGCAAACTTTTATCCTACGATTTTTTCAGGCTTTATTCCCAGCACCTGATTTTCTATTCTCCACCAAGCAAAGTTTCTCAGGACCAGACAGCTAAAAAATCTGATCTTCCGGCTTTCAGGAAGAATATCTACACGCAAGAGGTGATAGATTTTATCTTGGAACAGATCAATTCCGGGGCAATGACAAAAAGCAAAGTGATGGAGCATTACAACATTCCACGGACGACTTTGTACAAATGGATCGAAAAACACAAACCAAAACCAAGTGATGAAACCGAATTATAA